The DNA segment ATAAAGCAGGGCTTCCTCGAGCACCCCAATGTTCTGAAGGCCTCAACGTCGCGATTTTATCTACAGGACTGGTCAGCACACTATAAATTCAGAACGCCAGAGATGGCTGAATTTTTGGAGATGCGGACATTTCCAGTGGATGAGGATTTTTTCGATCTGTATGAGATTCCGTTCGTAGATGGGAAGACGTTCCCAAGGGAGTACACGGCCATCGCACATCGAGAACGAATCAGGACTGGACAAGAGGAGTACTTCATTCTCAACGAAGCCGCCGTAAAGCGTCTGGGATTGACTCATCCCGTCGGACAGTCATTTGAATGGGCAGGACGAACGAGAGGAACGATCATCGGCGTTGTGAAAAATTTTCATTTACGCACGCTTCATGAGGAAATTGAGCCAGCCGTGTTCACAACAGAACACTGGAATATGAAAATCCTGCATCTGAAGATCGCATCAGAGGGTGTGCCCGAAACCCTGGAATTCCTCAAAGAAACCTGGCATCGTTTTCTCCCTCAGCGTCCGTTCGACTACGAATTCCTCGATGCGCGTTTGGATTTCTACTATAGAGAAGAAATACGACTGGGCCAGATCTTCGGTACATTTTCTTTAATCGCCATCTTCGTTGCTTGTTTAGGACTCGTCGGTCTCTCATCCTTCATGATTCAACTTCGAACCCGAGAGATCGGCGTACGAAAGGTCTTGGGCGCCTCTGTATCAAACATCGCACTATTGCTCTTCAGCGAGTTTTCGAAGTTGGTCATCGCTTCAAATCTCATTGCTTTGCCGATCGCATTCTATCTCCTGGGCCGCTGGCTCGAGAGCTTTCCTTACCGGATTCAATTGGGCATAGAGCCATTTCTTTTAAGCGGAATTATTACGATCGTCGCTTCTCTCACAACAATCAGTTTCCATGCTTTCAGAGCGGCGACAACCAATCCAATAAACGCATTGCGGACAGAATAGATAGTATCAAAGAGGATAAGGAGGCAGACTCGTGTTATTCAACAATTTTCATATTAAGATTGCGATTCGCAACTTTATGAGGCAAAAGTATTATACCCTCATAAATATTTTGGGCCTTGCTATGGGTCTAACCTGCTGTCTTCTGATATATCTTTTTGTCCAAGATGAATTGAGCTGTGATCAGCATCATGCCAAGTATGATGAAATTTATAGAGTTATTCGAGAAATTCGCACGCCTGGTGTTGGGAATGAATATACTGATCTTACGCCTGGAGAATTAGCTCCGAGTTTGGAAGCCAATTTTCCAGAAGTGGAATATGCGATTCGCACTTATTTTCGAGAAAGTGATGCCTGGATTCGCTACAAAGACAAAATTTATCGGCAGCGATTTTGTGTAACAGACCCAGACATTTTTAATGTATTTACTCTCACTTTAGTCCATGGCGATCCTGAAACCGTTTTTGATGAACTTAATTCTGTCATTATTACCCAATCTATTGCGCGTAAATATTTCGGTGATGAGAATCCGATTGGCAAAACCATTGTCGTTGAGGACCAACGCAAAGTTGGTGGCGATTATATCATAACAGGCGTGCTGAAAGACTCGCCTGCCAATACGCATTTGCCAATTGAATTTTTAACTACGACAATTAGAACAGAATTTGTGAAATCAATATGGGACTCCAGCAGGTTAAATAGCACCTGGTCGGGACGAATACAGACATATGTTTTACTGGGAAAGGGACAAGAATCAACAGAATTAGAACAAAAAATTGAATCTCTTGTCGCTAAAGAAGCAGGGGATCAGCCCGTTCGCGTGTCATATCACTTACAGCCTCTATCGCGTGTACATTTGTATTCCAAAGCCGATTATGGAATCTTCGGAACAGGTGATATAACTCATATTATGCTCTTTTCAACTATTTCGATCTTTATTTTACTCATTGGCTGTATCAATTTTATGAACCTCTCTACTGCGCGCTCTGCCTATCGCGCACATGAAGTGAGTATGCGTAAAATTGTCGGCGCTCAGAGGTATCAACTCATTCTACACTTTCTATGTGAGTCAGTATTTCTTTCGATAATAGCGTCAATTCTTGCGCTTAGCTGTGTAGAGATGGCACTCCCTTATGCTAATGCCTTTACCGGCAAACACATAATTCTCAATCAATTAGATGTTTTCTTAACAATATGTGTGGCTCTTGGCGTTGGAATGCTCGCTGGAAGCTACCCTGCCTTTTTTCTTTCAGCTTTTCAGCCCATTCAGTCTTTGCAAAGACGATCAAAAACCGATTCAAGAGGAATCGCTCTCCGAAAAATCCTCGTGGTTTTTCAGTTTGGTATCTCCATTGTTCTCGTCATCGGAATATTGACCATCTACAATCAATTGAAATATGTCCAAAATAAAAATCTGGGCTTTGATAAGGACCTCATAATCACAATGCACCTGTTCTATGAGAACTACGATCTCATACCGCAATACGAAACAGTCAAACAAGCATTCCGCGCTCATTCTAATATTATTGCTGCATCTGCATCTGAAGCCATACCGAGCATTCCTTATAACTCTTCACTGATTCTTCCCGAGGACAATTCCCAAAGCAATTTGCGTATGCGAAGGCTGTGTGTAGATGAAGACTATATAGATGTCTATGGTGTGGAGATTATTTCCGGTCAGCCTTTATCGCCTATAGCGGTTTCAGACAACGCTCAATTTGAGTTTCTTATTAATGAGACCGCTGTAAAGCAACTGGGTTGGGATGCCCCTATCGGGAAGCAACTCAAATTGGGATGGCGCGGTTATCAAGGCACCGTGGTTGGTGTTATCAAAGACTATAACTTCGAGTCTTTATATGAAAAAATTGAGCCCCTATTCCTTATCAAGGAACCGACGAGTTTTCGGTGGCTCTCGCTGAGAATTCGTCCTCAAAACATACCAGAAACGCTATCCTTCATCGAATCAACCTGGGAACGGTTTTTACCAAACCGTCCTTTCCAATTTAGTTTCTTAGATGAACGTCTAAATCAGCTTTATCTTTCTGAGATGCGGCTATCCCAACTTTTGCATTTCTTTTTTGCCTTAGCACTCGTTATTTCATGTCTTGGACTATTGGGACTTTCCGCCTTTGCCGCCGAACAGCGCACTAAAGAAATAGGTATTCGAAAAGTATTAGGTGCTTCGGTATTTTCTGTGACCAGTCTCCTTTCGACAGAATATCTAAAACTATTGGTAATAGCTACACTTTTGGCCTGGCCAGTTGCCTTTTATGTGATGAACGACTGGCTA comes from the Gemmatimonadota bacterium genome and includes:
- a CDS encoding FtsX-like permease family protein produces the protein MLFNNFHIKIAIRNFMRQKYYTLINILGLAMGLTCCLLIYLFVQDELSCDQHHAKYDEIYRVIREIRTPGVGNEYTDLTPGELAPSLEANFPEVEYAIRTYFRESDAWIRYKDKIYRQRFCVTDPDIFNVFTLTLVHGDPETVFDELNSVIITQSIARKYFGDENPIGKTIVVEDQRKVGGDYIITGVLKDSPANTHLPIEFLTTTIRTEFVKSIWDSSRLNSTWSGRIQTYVLLGKGQESTELEQKIESLVAKEAGDQPVRVSYHLQPLSRVHLYSKADYGIFGTGDITHIMLFSTISIFILLIGCINFMNLSTARSAYRAHEVSMRKIVGAQRYQLILHFLCESVFLSIIASILALSCVEMALPYANAFTGKHIILNQLDVFLTICVALGVGMLAGSYPAFFLSAFQPIQSLQRRSKTDSRGIALRKILVVFQFGISIVLVIGILTIYNQLKYVQNKNLGFDKDLIITMHLFYENYDLIPQYETVKQAFRAHSNIIAASASEAIPSIPYNSSLILPEDNSQSNLRMRRLCVDEDYIDVYGVEIISGQPLSPIAVSDNAQFEFLINETAVKQLGWDAPIGKQLKLGWRGYQGTVVGVIKDYNFESLYEKIEPLFLIKEPTSFRWLSLRIRPQNIPETLSFIESTWERFLPNRPFQFSFLDERLNQLYLSEMRLSQLLHFFFALALVISCLGLLGLSAFAAEQRTKEIGIRKVLGASVFSVTSLLSTEYLKLLVIATLLAWPVAFYVMNDWLQEFAYRDNLKLETFIAGSGVVIAIALITVVYQSLRAAYLNPVDALKSE